The DNA segment CAATCAAAGGCCTTCATGCCATCATCAATAGGTTAATAAATTTCATCAACAAAAAATCCCTATATATGTTATTTCCCACCCATTTTAATCGCATCCGCTGGTGACTTGAGTAGTTTCTTTAGAGATTCAACTATGCTTGAAAATGATGGGCGATCACCAGGTTTACTGTGCAAAAATGATCAATCCTCAGAACCAACATAACCCatatacacacacaaaaaatcaCACACATATATAACACTTACTCAGCCCAACAAGATTCCATCAGAGAGGCCAACGCTGGGGAAATGTTTGGAGGGATAGCAAGCCTCCTATTCTGGAAGGCCACAGCTCCCACTACCTGAACAACATAAACATGATTCACTTTAAAAAACTGACCCATATACACTTAGCAGGTTTCAGATCTAAATGTTCAACAAATTTACCTGGGCATGACTAAGTCCATTCCACGGTTGTTGCAGGGTCACAAGTTCCCACAGGATAACCCCAAAACTGTAAACATCAGACTTCTCATTTGAAGGTTCGCCACGAAGAAATTCTGGAGCCATCCACTCAGgctgaaaataaaattaagagagTTACACACTTATTGAAGATGTGGCACCGTGAGTGAATGAAACTTCAACCTGCAAAATATTAATAGAATGACCACTTTGTTGAAATAAATTTGCCTCTATCTACACCAACATGCACAACCTACTAAACCAGACAATTTGCTTGACACAAAGACCGAACACTCATCAGACAATTGACAGCCATACATACTGGTATTCAATAGTTGAACTTTATGAACAAAGGAGCACTAATGTTAGCAACAATAGCTGAACTTTTTACTTCAAACCTGAAATTGCTACTCAAATAATTTTCAAACCTAACGTCCATAATTTCTTTCTTATGACACATGCTTATGTACATAATCTGAGAACAAGAAACTTACAGTTCCAGCGACAGATTTTGATGATAAGAAAGTGTTCGCCTTAAATCTGGACAATCCAAAATCACACACCTGagcaagaaatgaaaaaaaaaaatcatttataagcACAATTATTTTACCAAAACTCAACTAGAAACTCGAGTGCTCAATCGGTTCCATTATACCTTGACAGTCCAATTTCTGTCCACTAACAAGTTCGGGGTTTTGAGATCCCAGTGCACAATTGGAGGCTTCAGACAGTGGAGATAATTGATCCCTTTAGCCTACAATCAGACAAATTACGTATTATCATATAACACAATATATAATATCCAATTTATCAGAGAAAAATAACAATATCTGGCACAAACCACGTCTAAAGCCATCCGTAACCTTCTCCTTGGATCTAGAATTTCACCAGATGCTGGCTTATGTATTAGGCGGAATAAACTGCCCCTGCAATAAATAATGCACCAGGAAACAACAGTAAGACACTCAACTCAAACCATTATGAAAGAaaattcaatataattttaCTGTAAAAAAGGGTTGGATGGCTTACCTAGGCAAATATTCTGTTACTATAGATAGATGTGGACGTTTAGTAACTGCACCCATGAAAAGCACCACATTTGGATGACGTACTCGTTTCATTATGGCAACCTAAAACAATGAACATATCAACTTGCATATTAACTTGCTTCATTTGCCCCATTAGATAAGGAACCAGAGAAGTGAGTTTTGTATAATGAATTCCCAATATTATTATACTCAACataataaaatgatataattttaGGGGCGACACGACACTTACCTCTCTGAGAAATTCTTTCAACTGATCATCCTGGAAATCCTGAACTGTTAAAACCTTGACAGCAACATCCTGCAATTTTAAAACCACAGTAAAATACCATTGAGTTAAAATTATAACAGAAAAATAATAGGCTGTATTGACAATACAAGATATATCAATGGTTTGATATAATAAATTCATCATGCAACCAACAGCAATCAATCATACTTAAGAAATTAGGAATTACGAAGACAATACGAAGCAACATTCACGAACTTGTTTGTGCATTAAGTAGTATGAAAACATACCGATCCATGCCATTCAGCACGGTACACTGTCCCAAATGATCCTACACAGAGAGAAGAGAATTTAGATTCGGAGTCACCAGGTCAGCCATGTGCTCTAAAAAAACAAACAGGAAGCAGAAAATTTACCAGCACCAACACGCTCTTTGATTCGTAAATCGTCCCACGGTATCTCAAGCCAGTCCATTGCAAGTGATGGTTCAAGGTTCAAGTATCTTGGAATATTACCAGCACCCTGATtttcatgtttattttttacGTGTTCCTTTTCTGATTCGGTGGATGAGCTCAGTATAGATTGCTTATAGATACTTTTTAGCCCCGAACTTCCCTTTACAACGATCTCTTTGGAAGCTTCCATAACTACAACTGAATCTTTTCTGAGCCTTGGGTACTCATGTATCGATGCTCCAGAGACTTGGTCAAGATCATCAGAAACACCTTCATAGATGGCAGGAAACTTTAATAAACCCAGAACAGCACATTCCTCATCATTCCCTTTCAAGCCACAGGGAAATAGAGGTTGTTCTGTACCTCCACGAGTTTGATCTATTGCAGCATAAATAGAGCCATTACTATTTTTCAGTCGATCAGTTTCTTCAACTCGTTGATCTTCGTGTACACAGCCTGCAAGATATTGAGTAACAACTAAGAAAAACTTCAGAGAAAAGGAATGATCTCTGAAAGAATGTATCGAGATTAACGGCTACATACATGGATTCTGAACTTGAAATAAGGATAGTTTAATACAGTAGAAAGACCGAATTTTCAGGAATATATAAAGCACAACACACCTGAATAAGAGTTATCAAGAGATTGAGAACATGCTGTAACATCCACATATGGAGATTGGGATTCTTTTAAATGAGAAATTTGAAACGGGGAAGGTATTGATGAGGCATATGCTCCGTTAATTGAGGAATCTGGCCCAAGGATATTTCCTGGTTCCCCAACCAGATCAACTACATATTCTCTGTTGACAACATGAAATAAATGTCAGGTTTTTTATAAGGTGATCTAGAAGACTATAACAATT comes from the Phaseolus vulgaris cultivar G19833 chromosome 8, P. vulgaris v2.0, whole genome shotgun sequence genome and includes:
- the LOC137823470 gene encoding serine/threonine-protein kinase CTR1, translated to MPHRATYFFPRQFPERGLDESSKQRLDHEKRKIVNSIKSSDTTFSYESDAPIKPTPIPTPAAKDNHDVVFSSGKQSAVSDLFTGADKFRTKQKQIAAFCDWLIDKKKDRNRPSHHLKSYPNDDDEEEDERELLLPTPPPPAVAAAAQVVKDAVDRSFDRQVSLPRLSSGSSYAGSLFTLDGTATFSSDVTKDETSSFQVFTEEDARKRKEEEEENVKRNTAQKYKESYYLQLALAQRLSCLASLASEPVVTLDAGPETWDAESVSYRLWVSGCLSYTDKISDGFYNILGMNPYLWVMCNDVEEEGKRLPTLMALKAVEPSDTSIEVVLFDRQEDSRLKELQDKAQELYSASENALVLVEKLGKLVAICMGGTFPVEQGDLHKRWKLVSKRLRNFHQCFVLPVGSLSSGLCRHRAILFKRLADYIGLPCRIARGCRYCVSDHRSSCLVKIKDDRQLSREYVVDLVGEPGNILGPDSSINGAYASSIPSPFQISHLKESQSPYVDVTACSQSLDNSYSGCVHEDQRVEETDRLKNSNGSIYAAIDQTRGGTEQPLFPCGLKGNDEECAVLGLLKFPAIYEGVSDDLDQVSGASIHEYPRLRKDSVVVMEASKEIVVKGSSGLKSIYKQSILSSSTESEKEHVKNKHENQGAGNIPRYLNLEPSLAMDWLEIPWDDLRIKERVGAGSFGTVYRAEWHGSDVAVKVLTVQDFQDDQLKEFLREVAIMKRVRHPNVVLFMGAVTKRPHLSIVTEYLPRGSLFRLIHKPASGEILDPRRRLRMALDVAKGINYLHCLKPPIVHWDLKTPNLLVDRNWTVKVCDFGLSRFKANTFLSSKSVAGTPEWMAPEFLRGEPSNEKSDVYSFGVILWELVTLQQPWNGLSHAQVVGAVAFQNRRLAIPPNISPALASLMESCWADKPGDRPSFSSIVESLKKLLKSPADAIKMGGK